The region GCGGGAAAACTCCTGCTCGATTGCGCGAGCGCCGGTCCGGGGGCCGGTGCGCGTCATGAACGTCACGCTGTCGGCATAGATGGCGAGATGTCCCCGCAGATCGCCGCGGTTCCAGGCGTCGGCCGACGCGGTCGTCGCCGCGCGTATGGCGGCCTCGTCCGCTGCCCATGCGGATGCGGGCGAGCCATCACGCTGGCGGACCGCGCACGCTGTGAGCGCCGCGAGCGCGAAGGCGGGCAGGACGCGCACCAGGCGAGCAGACGCCATCGGTATCGCTCCTACTGCCGGGGCGGCGTGGGCGGCGTGGGCGGTGCGGGGGGTGGCGGCAACGGCTCGCGCGGCAGCAGCGTTGGCCTGTTCGCCGCGTGATACACGAAGCTCGCGACGATGACCGCGTTCTTCTTGAGGTCATCGGCGATCAGCCGCTCGTAGCTGTCCATGTTCGAGTGATGCGTGCGGCTGCGGTATTCGATCTCGTCCTGGATGAACTGAAAGCCCGGCAGTCCGACCGCGTCGAAGGCCTGGTGATCGGTCCCGCCCGTGTTCCGGATGGTGATGGTGGTCATGCCGAGGTCCTGGAACGGTTCCATCCACGCGCGGAAGATCGGTCCTATGGCTTCGTTCCCCTGGAGGTAAATGCCGCGAAACGCGCCGGTCCCGTTGTCCATGTTGAAGTACGCCTGGAACTTCGCGTGATCCGGCTTGAGCTGCATCGTGGCGCGGTCCGCGAAGTGATCGTTCACGTACGCGCGCGAGCCGAGCAGCCCCTGCTCTTCTCCCGTCCACAGCGCGAGCCGGACCGTCCGCCGGAGCGGCAGGTTGAGCGCTTCGAGGATGCGCATCGCCTCGAGCATCACCGCGCTGCCGGAAGCGTTGTCGGTCGCCCCGGTGGCGTAGTGCCAGGAGTCGAAGTGCGCGCCGAGCATCACTACTTCGTCTTTTTTGTCGGTGCCCGGGATTTCCGCGATCACGTTGAACGCCGTGCGGTCCTGCTCGTGCGCCGTGCTCTGCACGAACATCTCGAGCACGACCGGCAGCCCCTTCGCGAGCGTGCGCGCGATTCTATTGTAGTGCTCAGCGGCGAAGCCGAGCCCGATCAGGTTGGAGAGCGCGTCCTGCCGGCGCGTGCCGACGGAGGCCGCGGCGAACACCGTTCCGAAATCGTTGCGCGGGCTGCTCGATACGACGGCCGCCACGCCTTCATTCTCGAAAAACCGCAGTCTAGCGGCGGCTGACAGAGTGCCTTGCGGCTGCGGCGGGCCGAATTGCCCGTCGCCTGGAGAAGCGGGCGGGACGGCGATCGCGTCCAGCGCGCTGTCCGAGTAGCGCCGCGCATCCGGGCGGAAGCGCTGTGCGATGCCGGGCGGATCGGTGATCAGCACGAACTTGCCGCGCAGCTTCCCGGCGTACTTCGCGAAGACGCTGGAATCGGTCAGGTCGTTGACCATCACCGCTTCCCCGCGCACCCATCCGCTGGTGCTCGGCGTCCAGGCCGCCACGTTCGCGATGATCGGATACGCCTGCGGCTCGACCGCGCGCACGAACAGCGCCTGGTTGCTCCAGCCGATGCCGAACGTTCCCCACGGCTCCATACGGCCGTTGTCGATCCCCCACGAGGCGAGACGGCGAATCGTCCAGTCAGCCGCGGCGCGCGCATTGGGCGAGTTGGTCAGACGCGGGCCGTACACGTCGGTCAGCCAGCTCGCGGTCTCCATGACCTGCGAGCGGTTGAATCCTTCGTCCCGGATCCGGGTGACGACCGCCGTGTCGGCTCGGTCGGGTTGCTGCGCGTGCGCGGCCGCGGGCGAGAGGATGGCGAGCACGAGTATCGCCGCAACGGGACGCGCGCGGAAAGCGACCGGGTAGTACGACGGCATGACAGGCTTCCTTTGCTGAGGTCGTCGACGAATCGAAGATACGACAGCGCCGCTTCCGCCGCCTGCCGGACCATTTGCAATCTGCAAAAAATCAGGCAAAAAGCGAACGCGCAAGAACAAGCGAATACCGGCGAAACGGCATTACCAAAATCACCGCTGGCACGTCCGGGGAATAGAGAGATCGCGCTCCGCGCACGTGATGGAGGCATGCGCGGAGCACTACGTCCTTCTGGAGATTACCATGCGCACTCGTCAGAGCGCCCATAACTCGATGCACTCGGTAGTCCGGCACGCGGCCACAATCCTGTTTTGCGGCCTCGCCGCGCTCGGGTTGCTACGGCGTTCCGAGCCGGTTGGAATCCCTGTGGACCGCGACCTGGTGCTGCTGGAGCGGTTCGCCGCCACCGCGAACCCGAGCTCCGATCTCCTCGCCTCCGTGAAGCCACTGCTCGTCACCGAGAGATGGCGGCAGATGCTTCGATCCATCCGGGAGCGGAGCGCCAACGTAGCGCCGCGCTTCACGCATCTTGGCGGACCCGACTACGCGGTGACTTCGATTCCCATTGCGCCGGTCCCACGCCGGCCGGCACGCATCCCCATCTCGCGGACGACGACAATACCACCGGACTGATCGAGATCGGCTTCGACTTCAAGTTCTTCGGCACTACGCACTACTTACAACAAGATCAGCAGCGCCACGAACGGTATCGTCGGCTTCAACGCCGAGATGGGCTCGCGGTCACGCCCCGCCAGAGTACCTACTAACAGCAGTAGTGCGGGGCGGCCCGCTGGGGGCTGACGCCCAATCAAGGCCAAGTTCCCGGCGCAATTCTATCGCTGCAGAATCGCCGACAAAAATCTTACCGTTGATGAAGAATGTTGGGGTCCCGGTGACACCGTAGCGCTGCCCGTCCTGTAGGTCCTGTAAGACGACATTCTTCTTCTTCCCGGAATTTAGGCAGGCCTCGAACCTTGCCGTGTCCAGCCCGAGTCGCGCGGCGAACCGCGTGAGACTGTCGCGTGGAAATCTTGGCGACCGCTCGAAGAGTGCTCTATAGGTACTCCCAAAACTTTCCTTGTTCGAACGCGCATTCAGCCGCTTCTGCTGCCTTCTGTGCATTGGGATGCAGACTAGCTACAGGAAAGTTGCGCACGACATGAACGAAGGTGCCCCGCGTTAGCGGAGAGGAGTGTGTCGTACGTTTCCATGAAATGCCGAGCACAGTATGGACACTGGTAGTCCGTAAACTCGACGAGCGTCACAGCGGCGCGTTCAGGACCTCTCGCGGGGCGACCCGATATCCTCACAATGACTCCTGGGAAAGTCAGTCGCGACCGTAGGTGGCTGGCACCAGGAATTCGTGTGTCCCGCGATGCCTCACCGCGCCGCGGCAGTGGGGACTTCGCTCGAATTTACCCCGCCGACGAGGACGAACGATGCCCAGCTCGAAGGATGCGCGCGGTCCCCGCGACTCGTCGCCCATTCGCGCCGCATCTCCAGCAATGCCCCGGCGGGCGATCTGCCCTCGCGTACCCGTCCGTAGAAGCTGACCATGAAATCGGCTGCCAGCCGATCCGCTATCGGCCACAGCGTCACGACCACGCTTCGCGCACCGGCCGCGAGAAACGCATGCGGGAGGCCGATCACGCCTTCTCCGCGCATACGCTGGCCAAGGCCCGTCTCGCAGGCGGAGAGCGTCACGAGCTCGGCGCGCAGCGGCAGCTCCCGGATGCGCGCGAGGTCGAGCCGGCCGTCGACCAGAACGAGCGCCGTCTGCATTGCCTCGCGGTCGCTCACCTGAGCGTGTGCAGCGAAGTGGAGGTACCGGTAGCGCGCCGGCTGTATGGAAAGCCACCGTTCCAGAGTCGCTCTGCGGCCGACGAGTGCGTCGGCTCCCCGGCGGCGGAACATCTCGGCTATCGCCCGCGCCTCCTCGGCCGCGTGCGGCAAAGGGCGCAGCGGCGACGCGCGGTCCCCATCGGCACCGCGTCGAATCCATTCCCGGGCCTGGGATGGGTTGCCGACCGCGAGCATGGTGCGCGCCCAACCCTCGGATCTCGGCGCGCGGGCGAGCGCCAGGAGCACGGATGCCGACGGCCCATACGTGATATGCCGCGCTGTGCCCCATGGCAGTCCGCTTCGGGGGACGAGAACTTCCAGCGGCACATAGGTGAGCGGCCCGTCGGCCACCACGAACAACTCTTCCGCGTCCGTCGGGTTGAGCGGCGCGACGAAGACGTCGAAGGCGTGACGAGCCGGAGCTGTCCAGTCTGCGCCGGACGACGGGCTCTCCACGGCGCCGCGAAGGAAATCGGCGAGCGCCGCGAGCGAATCGGCGGCGCCGAGACGCGCTGCGCGCACGCTTTCCGCGGTGATCCACCATCCGTAGACCGCGCTGTCACCCCAGAAGTATGCGAGTATCGCGCGCTTACCTCCGAGAAGCTCGGATCGGAGATTCGACATCGAGGCCAAATGTGGATTGCCGATGGTGGCCCCCCCGCCGGCGGAGCGGTTACCGCGCTCGAGCAGCTCCAACTCGCGTCCGAGTCGGCCTACCTCGCTCTGGATCTGCTCGCGCAGATCGTTTCGGCGTACGGCGCCCGATGCCTCGTGCTGCTCCTGGAGCAGGCGCAAGAGCTCGGTGCGCCGTGAGCTTGTTCGGTCACTTCGCCCACGCTCGGCCATCATCTCGAGCAATAGGCGTCCTCGCGCCCGCTCCGCGACGAGGAACGCCTCCTCCGCGCGGCCGCGGGCGAGCAGCGTTCGGATAGCACCCTCGTACACCCCCAGCCGGGGCTCGGCGACGCCCATCCGCAGGTCGCCGAGTGCGAGCCGGCCCCGCCATGACTCGAGCAGCTCAATCACGTTCAGGTATGCTGCGGTCGCGTCGACACTTCCCGCCGCCTCCAACGCCGCGCCGTGCGCCTCCCCTGCCTCGTATTGCGCCTCGGGATCGCCGAGCGAGTCGGCGAGCAGTACCGCTTCGTTGGCCCACCGGCGTGCGGCGCGTGCGTCACCGCGCGCCACCGCTAGCTCGGCGAGAAATGCTCTCGCGCCCGCACGCTGACGTCCGTAACCCAACGAGTCGGCGAGTGTGAGCGTCTCGGTAAGCGCGCGCCCGGCCGCCGCCAGTGATCCTGTGCGCAGCTCAAGCTCGCCGAGGTTGAGCAGGATGACCGTCACGTTGTATGAAAGCCCGGCGCGCCGGGCGAAATCGAGCGCACGCCGGAGCGGCGCCCGGGCGGCCTCCAGATTTCCCGCCTGCAGGTACACGGTGGCGAGACCGGTCAGAACGAAGGCCTGCCCGCGAGGATCCTCGATCTGTTGGGTGAGCGGTACCGCTTCGGTGAGCAGGGCCAGGGCCTCGTCCCTCTCCCCGGACATCAGGTGGACATTGGCCAGATTGTTGAGCACGCGTGCCTGCCCCTCGGGGTTACCGTTCGCACGGTAGAAGGCGAGCGCCTGCCCGTAGACAGCGGCAGCGTCCGTGAAGCGGCCGAGATGCCGGTAATCAATCCCAAGCTCGTTGTACGCGTCCGCGATTTGTTTCGGCGACGCTCCGTCTGCCTGCCGCGCCGCCAGCAACCGCATGTGCGCGGCGAGGGCATCGCGGTAGCGACCGCTCAATGAGTGGATCCGCCCGAGCGCATTATGTGCGTCCCCCTGGCGCGCGAGATCGCCGCTCTGGCGTCCCAGCTCGAGCGCGCGGGTCGCCTCGGCGAACGCGAGGTCGAACTGCCCCTGCCGGTCGAGGAGCACGCTCCGCGTATAACGGGTCTGGCTCTCCCGCCGCGGATCGTTGCCTGCAAGCGCCATCGCCACATCGAGCGCTGCGGCTGCGCTGTCGCGTTGGCCGAGACGCATGAGCGCATCCGCCCACCAGAGCTGAGCGCGCCAATGACGCTGCGTATCGGGCGTCTGCGCGAGGGAGTCACGGAGAGCGCGGTAGTGATCAAGCGCCTCCGCGAACCGGCCTTCGAGACGGAGGCTGTCGGCAACGGCGAATATCGGATCGCGCGCCGGCTCCGCCGCGGATGGACGCCGGTCGCATGCGGCCGTGCAGAGGACCATGGCCAGGACAAGTGCCGGCGCAACGGACGCCCGCAAGCTGCAGGGCAATTGGCTTCTCTTCAGAATGATTCTACGGGCAGCTGAAGGCTCCTCGGCCCGGACCGGGCAACCACGCGGCGGAGTGCGTCGAGCGCCTGCACGTCCCAGTAAATCACCGAGCGCGGCGCCGCGCGCATAAGCGAGTCGATGGCGACAGAGACCGTAGTGGCGGCTGTCTCGCGCTCCATCAGCAGCGCGCCGCCCGCCGTCAGCAGGCGCACGCGGTAACGGTCGCCACCGCGCGAGGGTCTCCAGGAGGCAAACACGGAATCGGCGTCGGCCCGCGTCGTGACGGGAAGGGAGTCCACCTCGCCCCGAACCGTCTCCGTCAAGCCGGCGTTACCGCGTCCGTCCGCCTGCCATATGGCGACCGCCCCGAACATGATCGACGCCGCAGCGGCCACTGGCCACCAACGGCGAGCTCGGACGTTGCGCGACTGCAGCGGTACGACGCCAGGGGCAGAATTCTGGACCACCGCCGGGGGTGCATGACCCGCTTGCGCGTCCGCCGCTCCAGTCTCCGCGGCGCGTACATCGAGCGCGCGCTGAACTGCCGTCCAGCAACGCTCGCAGCCAAAGTAGTGCGCCTCGAACGCTTCAGCCTCTTCGGGCGGGAGTGTTCCGGCAAGGTAGCGCGCCTCCATGTCCCTCTCCTGAACCGCCGCGCAGGTCAGCTCGCGTGTTCCCATATACCCCCGTGTTCCCGATAAGGCCGGATCGTTTCAGGGTTCACGTTCGTCGAGCAGCTTGGCCAACCGATGTAGCGCCCGGTGCTTTCGGACGCGCAAGGCCGCGGCCGGCATGCCGAGTCTGCCGGCGATCTCACTGGCATCCAATCGTTCGAAAAAATACAGTCGAAGCAATTCGCGATCACTGTCTGCCAAGCGATCGAGTGCTGCTCGCACGGTCGCACGGCGCTCTTCGCTGATCAGCGCGACGAGCGCGTCGGGCGCCTCGGCCCCGCCGGTCGGTTCGTCGTGCAGCCGTGCCAGCGCGCGAGCCTCTCGTCCAGCCGAGCGCTGATGCTGGAGGCAAACGTGGGACGCCGTCTGGAACACGAAGCCAGGCAGTGCGAGCGGATTTTCGATACGGCCGGCGCGCATCGCATCGATCACCCTGCGCAGTGTCTCCTGCGCGACGTCCTCCGCGGCAGCAGCGTCCCGGAGCCGGCGTGTCGCGAACAGTCGCAATCGATCGCTGAAGCGAAGGACGAGCTCCGCCTCTGGGACAAGCAGGACCGCCCGAGGGGGTTCCGCCTGTGCCGAGGCGCCTGTCGCCGGGGTGTAACGCTTTCCGTCGAGCGGCGACATAGGGATGGAGAAGCCGGGTGGACGCGTGGACCAATCCTCATGGGCCAGAGGCGGCTACAGATCGATCGCCGAGCGCGTACGGAGATACTACCGCCTTCCAATGCCGGGAACAAGAAGCGCCGCCGATCGGCGCGAGCTGAAATAAACCCATTTCGAGTCACGAGGTTCCAATGCATCGTTCACACGGCTTCTTGCTAGCCGCATTGTCGGTCCTGACCCTGGTGCCGTTCGGCCGGCAGCCATCGGCTCAGCGAAGGCCGCCGGTTGCTCGTCCCACAATTGCTCGACCTCTGCCTCCCCCTCCCGCACCGGACTCGACGCCGAGCAAGCCGGGCACCAGGCCGGACGTGGCCGCTGTCGCGCCGCAGGATCTCCGCCGGTGGACGATGCCAACGATTTCTTACGGGCCTCCCCAGCCGCGCACGCTCGCCTCGCTCGCCTCGCTCGCCTCGCGCGGTGGACGCGACCTGTTCGCCGAGCCCGGCCCCGACGAGAAAGCGGTTCCGCGCGAGTTGACGACTGTCGTCGCTGGTCAAAACGTCACCAGGAAGGTCCTGCGTCTTCGCGGCCTGGATGACATCGAGCAGTCCGAGCTTCCAGACGGAGCCAAGCGACTCCTTCTCATGCACATGGGAACGATCGCCGCCGATCAATCCGATCAGTACATCGTCAATCCCGACCTGGCCGAAGAGTGGATGCGAACCCATCCGCCGGTGCCTTCCCACATCAAACCACCGGAAAAAAAGAAGGAGAGTCAGGGATGCAGCACGAGGCACATGTCGTGGAAGTGCGTGAAGAACGAGGGCCAGCAAGCCATA is a window of Gemmatimonadaceae bacterium DNA encoding:
- a CDS encoding DUF4440 domain-containing protein produces the protein MASARLVRVLPAFALAALTACAVRQRDGSPASAWAADEAAIRAATTASADAWNRGDLRGHLAIYADSVTFMTRTGPRTGARAIEQEFSRVYFSEGKPKQALGFEQIVIRRLDSDTALQIGRFVLSGGGQPDQTGWFTLVWTRTAAGWKAVHDHSS
- a CDS encoding sigma-70 family RNA polymerase sigma factor, with amino-acid sequence MSPLDGKRYTPATGASAQAEPPRAVLLVPEAELVLRFSDRLRLFATRRLRDAAAAEDVAQETLRRVIDAMRAGRIENPLALPGFVFQTASHVCLQHQRSAGREARALARLHDEPTGGAEAPDALVALISEERRATVRAALDRLADSDRELLRLYFFERLDASEIAGRLGMPAAALRVRKHRALHRLAKLLDEREP
- a CDS encoding CHAT domain-containing tetratricopeptide repeat protein, giving the protein MVLCTAACDRRPSAAEPARDPIFAVADSLRLEGRFAEALDHYRALRDSLAQTPDTQRHWRAQLWWADALMRLGQRDSAAAALDVAMALAGNDPRRESQTRYTRSVLLDRQGQFDLAFAEATRALELGRQSGDLARQGDAHNALGRIHSLSGRYRDALAAHMRLLAARQADGASPKQIADAYNELGIDYRHLGRFTDAAAVYGQALAFYRANGNPEGQARVLNNLANVHLMSGERDEALALLTEAVPLTQQIEDPRGQAFVLTGLATVYLQAGNLEAARAPLRRALDFARRAGLSYNVTVILLNLGELELRTGSLAAAGRALTETLTLADSLGYGRQRAGARAFLAELAVARGDARAARRWANEAVLLADSLGDPEAQYEAGEAHGAALEAAGSVDATAAYLNVIELLESWRGRLALGDLRMGVAEPRLGVYEGAIRTLLARGRAEEAFLVAERARGRLLLEMMAERGRSDRTSSRRTELLRLLQEQHEASGAVRRNDLREQIQSEVGRLGRELELLERGNRSAGGGATIGNPHLASMSNLRSELLGGKRAILAYFWGDSAVYGWWITAESVRAARLGAADSLAALADFLRGAVESPSSGADWTAPARHAFDVFVAPLNPTDAEELFVVADGPLTYVPLEVLVPRSGLPWGTARHITYGPSASVLLALARAPRSEGWARTMLAVGNPSQAREWIRRGADGDRASPLRPLPHAAEEARAIAEMFRRRGADALVGRRATLERWLSIQPARYRYLHFAAHAQVSDREAMQTALVLVDGRLDLARIRELPLRAELVTLSACETGLGQRMRGEGVIGLPHAFLAAGARSVVVTLWPIADRLAADFMVSFYGRVREGRSPAGALLEMRREWATSRGDRAHPSSWASFVLVGGVNSSEVPTAAAR
- a CDS encoding M20/M25/M40 family metallo-hydrolase — its product is MPSYYPVAFRARPVAAILVLAILSPAAAHAQQPDRADTAVVTRIRDEGFNRSQVMETASWLTDVYGPRLTNSPNARAAADWTIRRLASWGIDNGRMEPWGTFGIGWSNQALFVRAVEPQAYPIIANVAAWTPSTSGWVRGEAVMVNDLTDSSVFAKYAGKLRGKFVLITDPPGIAQRFRPDARRYSDSALDAIAVPPASPGDGQFGPPQPQGTLSAAARLRFFENEGVAAVVSSSPRNDFGTVFAAASVGTRRQDALSNLIGLGFAAEHYNRIARTLAKGLPVVLEMFVQSTAHEQDRTAFNVIAEIPGTDKKDEVVMLGAHFDSWHYATGATDNASGSAVMLEAMRILEALNLPLRRTVRLALWTGEEQGLLGSRAYVNDHFADRATMQLKPDHAKFQAYFNMDNGTGAFRGIYLQGNEAIGPIFRAWMEPFQDLGMTTITIRNTGGTDHQAFDAVGLPGFQFIQDEIEYRSRTHHSNMDSYERLIADDLKKNAVIVASFVYHAANRPTLLPREPLPPPPAPPTPPTPPRQ